From one Montipora capricornis isolate CH-2021 chromosome 10, ASM3666992v2, whole genome shotgun sequence genomic stretch:
- the LOC138020662 gene encoding uncharacterized protein, translated as MTYVSLLSSRSFGNIIHGIAAKYDHINIADLRKLEKISIRSRKAELDLNFLRNCQSFNVFPKFLCFNLPNTSRRDTITIRKQLLRSAIAKRSKEHRKLIREKEQLLVRAQGTLNSVDFYILNRTLHHNVTKATTQFVKTHHKKLKNLTRNKSIPFSSDETVTNLSSHSLTSEQLNILKFGLTHSIRPPKINESDVFTCFELINHTMAKKLKDTKQAGKLVADLSHLAHTYVSSYRPTTADLKKLRVLKEIRKKKNIVILKPDKGNGVVLLDRSDYDQGILKIINDASKFRPIKEDPTLLREGRLQRLLRKLKKDGHLDSEVYENIYPKGSQPARIYGLPKMHKDRGPNSAPPFRPIVSSIGTYNYNLAKYLCNLLSPHIPTEHCATDTFTFVQDIQSLSMFGKFMVSFDVESLFTNIPLGECIDLAVNYISEGNPDLKLSKSELRSLFTVATAQTHFLFNGSFYDQIDGVAMGSPLAPVLANLFMGHHEKLCLEESD; from the exons CCTGCTGTCatcaagatcctttggaaaCATCATTCACGGCATAGCAGCTAAGTATGATCACATCAACATTGCTGATCTACGAAAACTTGAGAAGATCTCGATCAGGTCTCGCAAAGCCGAGTTGGATTTAAACTTCTTGCGTAACTGTCAATCCTTCAATGTTTTTCCTAAGTTTCTCTGCTTCAATCTTCCCAACACCAGCCGACGGGACACCATTACCATCCGTAAGCAGCTTTTGCGAAGTGCCATCGCCAAACGCTCCAAGGAACATCGGAAACTGATCCGCGAAAAGGAACAGCTACTTGTTCGTGCTCAAGGTACTCTTAACAGTGTTGATTTCTACATTCTTAACCGCACATTACATCATAATGTCACTAAAGCAACCACACAATTCGTTAAGACACACCACAAGAAGCTCAAAAACCTCACACGCAACAAGTCTATCCCTTTCTCATCTGATGAGACCGTCACCAACCTATCCTCCCACAGTCTTACGTCTGAACAGCTTAACATTCTCAAATTTGGATTAACGCACTCCATCCGTCCACCAAAAATAAACGAGTCAGATGTCTTTACATGCTTCGAGCTCATTAATCACACTATGGCCAAGAAATTAAAAGACACCAAGCAAGCAGGAAAACTTGTTGCTGATCTCTCTCATTTAGCCCACACTTATGTCTCTTCATACCGTCCAACGACTGCAGACCTAAAAAAACTCAGGGTTCTTAAGGAaataaggaagaaaaaaaacattgtcatTTTAAAACCGGACAAAGGGAATGGTGTGGTTCTCTTGGACCGATCGGATTACGACCAAGGCATTCTTAAAATCATCAATGACGCCTCTAAATTCCGGCCCATCAAAGAAGATCCCACTTTACTTAGAGAAGGTAGACTGCAACGTCTCCtccgaaaattaaagaaagatgGCCATCTTGATAGCGAAGTGTACGAGAACATCTATCCCAAGGGCTCCCAACCAGCAAGAATTTATGGCCTCCCCAAAATGCACAAGGATCGTGGACCCAACTCTGCTCCGCCATTCCGCCCTATAGTGTCTTCTATTGGAACTTATAATTATAACTTGGCTAAATATCTTTGCAATCTCTTATCGCCACATATTCCAACTGAACATTGTGCTACTGACACTTTCACTTTTGTACAGGACATTCAATCTTTATCTATGTTTGGCAAATTTATGGTTTCTTTTGATGTAGAAAGTCTCTTTACCAACATACCCCTTGGGGAGTGTATTGACCTAGCGGTCAATTACATTTCCGAGGGCAACCCTGACCTTAAGTTAAGTAAATCTGAACTTAGAAGTCTCTTTACTGTAGCTACCGCCCAGACCCATTTCTTGTTTAATGGCTCTTTCTATGACCAAATTGATGGCGTAGCCATGGGCTCTCCTCTTGCCCCCGTTCTAGCTAATCTTTTTATGGGGCATCATGAAAAACTGTG TCTTGAAGAATCTGACTAG